From a single Populus nigra chromosome 18, ddPopNigr1.1, whole genome shotgun sequence genomic region:
- the LOC133678731 gene encoding probable auxin efflux carrier component 1c: MISLLDFYHVMTAMVPLYVAMILAYGSVKWWKIFTPDQCSGINRFVALFAVPLLSFHFISTNDPYKMNFRFIAADTLQKIIVLVVLAFWTMFSKRGCLEWTITLFSLSTLPNTLVMGIPLLKGMYGDYSGSLMVQVVVLQCIIWYTLMLFLFEYRGAKLLISEQFPDTAGSIVSIHVDSDIMSLDGRQPLETEAEIKEDGKLHVTVRKSNASRSDIFSRRSQGLSSTTPRPSNLTNAEIYSLQSSRNPTPRGSSFNHTDFYSMMAAGRNSNFGASDVYGLSASRGPTPRPSNFEEENGGSNKPRFHYHAPGGATHYPAPNPGMFSPTTASKGVAANANNAAAKKPNGQAQQKAEDGRDLHMFVWSSSASPVSDVFGGHDYGAHDQKDVRLAVSPGKVEGHTENQEDYNLERDGFSFGNRGMDREMNNPEGEKVGAAGKPKPMPPTSVMTRLILIMVWRKLIRNPNTYSSLIGLTWSLVSFRWDVQMPAIIAKSISILSDAGLGMAMFSLGLFMALQPRIIACGNSVAAFAMAVRFLTGPAVMAAASIAVGLRGTLLHIAIVQAALPQGIVPFVFAKEYNVHPDILSTAVIFGMLIALPITLVYYISMGL; this comes from the exons ATGATTAGCTTACTAGATTTCTACCATGTGATGACTGCAATGGTGCCACTTTACGTGGCCATGATTTTGGCCTATGGCTCGGTGAAATGGTGGAAGATTTTCACTCCTGATCAGTGCTCGGGCATCAACCGTTTTGTGGCGCTTTTTGCTGTCCCTCTCCTCTCTTTCCACTTCATATCTACCAATGATCCTTACAAAATGAACTTTCGCTTCATAGCTGCTGATACTCTACAAAAGATCATAGTTTTAGTAGTATTAGCATTTTGGACTATGTTTAGTAAAAGGGGTTGCTTGGAATGGACCATTACATTGTTTTCACTTTCAACACTGCCCAACACTCTTGTTATGGGCATTCCTTTGCTCAAAGGAATGTATGGTGATTATTCTGGTAGTTTAATGGTGCAAGTTGTGGTCCTTCAATGCATCATTTGGTACACTTTGATGCTGTTTCTGTTTGAATATAGGGGTGCTAAACTGCTCATCTCTGAGCAATTTCCAGACACTGCTGGTTCCATTGTGTCAATCCATGTagactctgatatcatgtcactTGATGGTAGACAGCCTCTAGAAACTGAAGCAGAGATCAAAGAAGATGGAAAGTTACATGTCACTGTTAGGAAATCCAATGCTTCAAGATCGGATATTTTCTCTAGAAGGTCTCAAGGTCTATCATCAACAACACCAAGGCCATCAAACCTTACCAATGCTGAGATTTACTCCTTACAATCATCAAGAAATCCAACTCCGAGAGGGTCTAGTTTCAATCACACGGATTTCTACTCAATGATGGCGGCTGGTAGAAACTCAAATTTTGGTGcttcagatgtttatggactatCAGCATCTCGGGGCCCAACACCGAGGCCATCCAATTTTGAAGAAGAGAATGGTGGAAGTAACAAACCAAGGTTCCATTACCACGCGCCAGGTGGTGCAACTCATTATCCAGCACCAAACCCTGGCATGTTTTCGCCAACAACTGCATCTAAAGGTGTTGCAGCAAATGCCAATAATGCTGCTGCAAAGAAACCTAATGGGCAAGCTCAACAGAAAGCTGAAGATGGTAGGGACCTTCATATGTTTGTTTGGAGTTCAAGTGCTTCTCCTGTTTCAGATGTTTTCGGTGGTCATGATTATGGTGCCCATGACCAGAAAGATGTTAGGCTCGCTGTATCTCCTGGAAAAG TTGAGGGACATACAGAGAATCAGGAGGACTATAATTTAGAGAGAGATGGTTTTAGCTTTGGAAATAGAGGAATGGACAGAGAAATGAATAACCCTGAAGGTGAGAAAGTCGGTGCTGCAGGCAAACCAAAACCAATGCCCCCAACAAGTGTCATGACAAGGCTTATACTCATCATGGTCTGGAGGAAACTTATCAGAAACCCCAACACTTACTCCAGCTTAATTGGTCTCACCTGGTCCTTGGTTTCTTTCAG GTGGGATGTACAGATGCCTGCGATTATAGCTAAGTCCATTTCCATTCTGTCAGATGCAGGGCTCGGCATGGCAATGTTCAGTCTCG GTCTGTTTATGGCTTTGCAACCAAGGATCATAGCATGTGGGAATTCCGTCGCAGCTTTTGCTATGGCTGTGAGATTCCTTACAGGTCCAGCTGTCATGGCAGCTGCTTCTATTGCTGTTGGTCTAAGAGGCACGCTCTTACACATTGCCATCGTTCAG GCAGCTCTACCACAAGGAATTGTCCCCTTTGTCTTTGCCAAGGAGTACAACGTGCATCCTGATATTCTCAGTACAGC TGTCATATTTGGGATGCTAATTGCATTGCCCATCACTCTTGTGTACTATATCTCAATGGGGCTATGA